The Flavobacteriales bacterium genome contains a region encoding:
- the rpoC gene encoding DNA-directed RNA polymerase subunit beta', which translates to MAMRKENKPNSNFSTITISLASPEKILEESWGEVLKPETINYRTHKPERDGLFCERIFGPVKDYECHCGKYKRIRYKGIICDRCGVEVTEKKVRRERMGHINLVVPVAHIWYFKSLPNKIGYLLGLPTKKLDMIIYYERYVVIEPGIAQNVDGEPLQVMDFLTEEEYLDILDTIPAENQYLDDSDPNKFIAKMGADALHDLLKNIDLLGLSSELRHKANTETSQQRKNEALKRLQVVEAFRDANNRMENNPEWMIMKVVPIIPPDLRPLVPLDGGRFATSDLNDLYRRVIIRNNRLKRLLEIKAPEVILRNEKRMLQESVDSLFDNTRKASAVKTQSNRALKSLSDSLKGKQGRFRQNLLGKRVDYSARSVIVVGPELKLYECGLPKGMAAELYKPFIIRKLIERGIVKTVKSAKKIIDRRDPVVWDILENVLKGHPVLLNRAPTLHRLGIQAFQPKLIEGKAIQLHPLVCTAFNADFDGDQMAVHLPLGNEAILEAQLLMLASHNILNPANGAPIAVPSQDMVLGLYYMTKIRKSTDNEIVRGEGLTFYSPEEVKIAYNEDRVEIHAWIKVRTEDLVHGEIKTVMIETTVGRVLFNEAVPHQVGYINEVLTKKALRGIIARVLKQTSLPEAAAFLDDIKQLGYTMAFRGGLSFNLGDVIIPEEKEEMVKNAIEQIEGITGNYNMGLITNNERYNQVIDVWTNTNARLTERVMERLTTDNQGFNSIFMMLDSGARGSKEQIRQLSGMRGLMAKPQKSGSSGGEIIENPILSNFKEGLSILEYFISTHGARKGLADTALKTADAGYLTRRLVDVAQDVIISEEDCGTLRGLNTTALRKNEEIVESLFDRIVGRNSLVDVYHPDTDEVIVEAGGLISEDIAEEIDNAGIESVEIRSPLTCESSKGICAKCYGRNLATNSKVQNGEAVGVIAAQSIGEPGTQLTLRTFHVGGTASNIAEESTMTAKFGGVIEFDELRTVEGQKDPVTGDSDNIVIGRTGEMRIVEPKSGHLRSSNNIPYGAKLFVKPGQKVTKGDILCEWDPYNAVIISETAGTIKFDNVIEGVTYRVEIDEQTGFHEKVISEMRDKKKIPTVQITTTKGEVIKTYNLPVGAHIMVNDGDKIEAGKVLVKIPRSSAKAGDITGGLPRVTELFEARNPSNPAVVSEIDGIVSYGKIKRGNREVIVESRSGQVKKYLVPLSKQILVQENDYVRAGMPMSDGAITPTDILSIQGTTAVQEYIVNEIQEVYRLQGVKINDKHFEVIVRQMMRKVQIVDSGDTKFLEHQFVHKYDFIEENNWIYNKLVVTDQGESEKLRNGQIITARELRDENSFLKRNDKQFVETREALPAVARPILQGITRASLQTKSFISAASFQETTKILNEAAVSGKVDYLEGLKENVIVGHKIPAGTGLRQYDKLIVGSKEDFEAMVAKAEAAKKEKVEEKA; encoded by the coding sequence ATGGCGATGAGAAAAGAGAATAAACCCAACAGCAACTTTTCAACGATCACGATCAGTCTGGCGAGTCCGGAGAAGATCCTCGAAGAATCGTGGGGAGAGGTGTTGAAACCAGAAACGATCAATTATCGCACACACAAGCCGGAGCGAGATGGTCTTTTCTGTGAGCGGATCTTTGGTCCGGTCAAGGACTACGAATGCCACTGTGGTAAATACAAGCGTATTCGTTACAAGGGCATCATCTGTGACCGATGCGGTGTTGAGGTTACGGAGAAGAAGGTACGTCGTGAGCGTATGGGACACATCAATTTGGTGGTTCCTGTAGCGCACATCTGGTACTTTAAATCGCTACCAAACAAGATCGGTTACTTGTTGGGTCTTCCTACCAAGAAGCTGGACATGATCATCTATTATGAGCGTTACGTGGTAATTGAGCCCGGTATTGCTCAGAACGTAGATGGAGAGCCCCTTCAGGTTATGGATTTCTTGACTGAGGAAGAGTACCTCGATATCTTGGATACTATTCCGGCCGAGAACCAATATCTCGACGATTCAGATCCGAATAAATTCATCGCGAAGATGGGTGCGGATGCCCTGCACGATCTTTTGAAGAACATCGATTTACTTGGTTTGTCCAGCGAATTGCGTCACAAAGCGAACACGGAGACCTCTCAGCAGCGTAAGAACGAGGCTTTGAAGCGTCTTCAAGTCGTTGAGGCTTTCCGAGATGCGAATAACCGCATGGAGAACAATCCGGAGTGGATGATCATGAAAGTGGTTCCCATAATTCCACCGGATTTGCGTCCGTTGGTGCCGTTGGATGGTGGGCGTTTCGCCACATCTGACCTCAATGACCTTTACCGACGGGTGATCATTCGTAACAACCGATTGAAGCGCTTGTTGGAGATCAAAGCTCCAGAAGTGATCTTGCGTAACGAGAAGCGTATGCTTCAGGAGTCGGTCGATAGCTTGTTCGACAATACGCGTAAAGCAAGTGCAGTGAAAACCCAAAGCAACCGCGCTTTGAAATCACTATCGGACAGCTTGAAAGGAAAGCAAGGTCGATTCCGTCAGAACCTTCTCGGTAAGCGTGTGGATTACTCTGCTCGTTCTGTTATTGTCGTTGGTCCTGAATTGAAATTGTACGAATGTGGTCTTCCAAAAGGAATGGCCGCTGAGCTATATAAGCCGTTCATCATCCGCAAACTTATCGAGCGCGGAATCGTCAAGACGGTTAAATCGGCAAAGAAGATCATCGACCGTCGTGACCCGGTGGTTTGGGATATCTTGGAGAATGTTTTGAAAGGGCACCCTGTTCTTCTGAACCGTGCCCCGACGCTTCACCGCTTGGGTATCCAGGCGTTCCAGCCAAAACTCATCGAGGGTAAAGCTATCCAGTTGCACCCGCTGGTTTGCACGGCATTCAACGCTGACTTTGATGGTGACCAGATGGCCGTTCACTTGCCATTGGGCAATGAGGCCATTTTGGAAGCTCAGTTGTTGATGCTTGCATCACACAACATTTTGAACCCTGCTAATGGAGCCCCTATCGCCGTTCCTTCTCAGGATATGGTACTCGGTCTGTACTACATGACCAAGATCCGTAAGAGCACCGATAACGAAATCGTTCGAGGTGAAGGGTTGACCTTCTACTCTCCTGAAGAGGTGAAGATCGCATACAACGAAGATCGGGTCGAAATCCACGCGTGGATCAAAGTTCGTACTGAGGACTTGGTGCATGGTGAGATCAAAACCGTAATGATAGAAACTACCGTTGGTCGTGTGCTTTTCAACGAAGCAGTGCCGCACCAAGTAGGATACATCAACGAAGTATTGACCAAGAAAGCCCTTCGTGGAATTATTGCACGAGTGCTCAAGCAAACGAGTTTGCCTGAAGCGGCGGCATTCTTGGATGATATCAAGCAATTGGGATATACCATGGCCTTCCGCGGAGGATTGTCGTTCAACTTGGGCGATGTAATTATTCCGGAGGAGAAAGAAGAGATGGTGAAGAATGCGATCGAGCAGATCGAGGGAATCACCGGAAACTACAACATGGGATTGATCACCAATAACGAACGTTACAATCAGGTGATCGACGTTTGGACGAACACCAACGCCCGATTGACCGAGCGCGTAATGGAGCGTTTGACTACGGATAACCAAGGATTCAACAGTATCTTCATGATGCTCGATTCAGGTGCTCGTGGTTCGAAAGAGCAGATTCGTCAGCTTTCTGGTATGCGTGGTCTTATGGCCAAGCCGCAGAAGTCCGGTAGTTCAGGTGGGGAGATCATCGAGAACCCGATCCTTTCTAACTTTAAGGAAGGTCTTTCGATCCTCGAGTACTTTATCTCTACTCATGGTGCCCGTAAAGGTTTGGCCGATACAGCATTGAAAACTGCCGATGCAGGTTACTTGACCCGTCGTTTGGTCGACGTCGCACAAGACGTGATCATCTCTGAAGAGGATTGTGGTACGCTCCGTGGACTCAACACGACGGCTCTCCGCAAAAACGAAGAGATCGTTGAGAGTCTATTTGACCGAATCGTTGGACGTAACTCTTTGGTAGATGTATACCATCCTGATACCGACGAAGTGATCGTTGAAGCGGGTGGGTTGATCTCTGAGGATATTGCAGAAGAGATCGACAATGCTGGAATTGAATCCGTTGAGATCCGCTCTCCATTGACTTGTGAGTCGAGCAAAGGAATTTGCGCTAAGTGTTACGGACGTAACCTCGCAACGAACTCTAAAGTACAGAACGGTGAAGCAGTTGGTGTAATCGCTGCACAATCGATCGGTGAGCCTGGAACTCAGTTGACCCTTCGTACGTTCCACGTTGGTGGTACGGCATCGAATATCGCTGAGGAATCAACTATGACGGCTAAGTTCGGCGGTGTGATCGAGTTCGACGAACTGCGTACCGTAGAAGGTCAAAAAGATCCGGTAACCGGAGATTCTGATAATATCGTAATCGGCCGTACAGGTGAGATGCGAATTGTTGAGCCTAAGTCGGGCCACTTGCGCTCTTCGAACAACATTCCTTACGGAGCTAAGTTGTTCGTTAAGCCTGGTCAGAAAGTGACCAAGGGAGACATTCTTTGCGAATGGGATCCATATAACGCTGTGATCATCTCTGAAACTGCGGGTACGATCAAATTCGATAATGTTATCGAAGGTGTGACTTACCGAGTTGAGATCGATGAGCAGACCGGATTCCATGAGAAAGTAATCTCCGAGATGCGCGATAAGAAGAAGATTCCTACCGTTCAGATCACCACCACGAAAGGCGAGGTCATCAAGACCTACAACCTTCCTGTTGGTGCGCACATCATGGTGAATGATGGAGACAAGATCGAAGCCGGTAAGGTACTTGTGAAGATCCCACGCAGCAGTGCTAAAGCTGGGGATATCACGGGAGGTCTTCCACGTGTGACCGAGCTGTTCGAAGCGCGTAACCCATCGAACCCGGCAGTAGTTTCGGAGATCGACGGTATCGTATCGTACGGTAAGATTAAACGCGGTAACCGCGAAGTCATCGTAGAAAGCCGCAGTGGCCAAGTGAAGAAGTACTTGGTGCCGCTTTCAAAGCAAATCCTCGTGCAGGAGAACGACTACGTTCGCGCAGGTATGCCGATGTCCGACGGAGCAATTACTCCGACAGATATCTTGAGTATTCAAGGTACTACGGCGGTTCAAGAATACATTGTAAACGAGATCCAAGAGGTATATCGCTTACAGGGTGTGAAGATCAACGATAAGCACTTTGAGGTCATCGTACGTCAAATGATGCGTAAAGTTCAGATCGTCGACTCTGGAGATACCAAGTTCCTCGAGCACCAGTTCGTACACAAGTACGACTTCATCGAAGAGAACAACTGGATCTACAACAAGCTCGTGGTTACCGATCAAGGTGAGAGTGAAAAACTTCGCAATGGCCAAATCATCACAGCTCGTGAATTGCGCGACGAGAACTCGTTCTTGAAACGCAACGATAAGCAATTTGTCGAGACTCGCGAAGCTTTGCCGGCGGTAGCTCGCCCTATCCTCCAGGGTATCACCCGTGCCTCATTGCAGACCAAGTCGTTTATTTCGGCCGCTTCCTTCCAGGAAACGACCAAGATCCTGAACGAGGCTGCAGTAAGTGGAAAGGTAGATTACCTCGAAGGCCTGAAAGAGAATGTGATCGTAGGTCACAAGATCCCAGCAGGTACCGGATTGCGCCAGTACGACAAAT
- the rpoB gene encoding DNA-directed RNA polymerase subunit beta: MATTRTPERISFASIKSQLDYPDFLDIQLQSFIDFFQLDTKTEDRRDEGLYRVFAENFPISDTRNQFVLEFLDYFIDPPRYSIEECIERGLTYSVPLKARLKLYCTDPEHEDFETIVQDVFLGQIPYMTPRGTFVINGAERVIVSQLHRSPGVFFGQSFHANGTKLYSARIIPFKGSWIEFATDINSVMYAYIDRKKKLPVTTLLRSIGYERDKDILEIFDLAEEFKVSKTGLKKVLGRKLAARVLKTWVEDFVDEDTGEVVSIERNEVILDRETVLEKEHIKEILDADVKTILLHKEDIKSSDYAIIHNTLQKDPTNSEKEAVEHIYRQLRNAEPPDEETARGIIDKLFFSESRYNLGEVGRYRLNKKLNLEIDSDVQVLTKDDIILIIKYLIELVNSKADVDDIDHLSNRRVRTVGEQLANQFSVGLARMARTIRERMNVRDNEVFTPIDLINAKTLSSVINSFFGTNQLSQFMDQTNPLAEITHKRRLSALGPGGLSRERAGFEVRDVHYTHYGRLCPIETPEGPNIGLISSLCVFAKVNRMGFIETPYRKVNDGQVDLKAEAVYLSAEEEDRKVIAQANAPIDSKGKFENNRIIARDEGDFPVLEPSEIDYMDVAPNQIASISASLIPFLEHDDANRALMGSNMMRQAVPLMRPEAPIVGTGLERQVARDSRVLINAEGDGVVEYVDAQKVVIKYDRTEDEVLASFDDENATYWLTKFLKTNQGTSINLKPIVRKGDRVTKGDVLCEGYATQMGELALGRNMKVAFMPWKGYNFEDAIVVSERVVREDIFTSVHIDEYTLEVRDTKLGQEELTADIPNVSEEATKDLDENGIIRVGAEIKPGDILIGKITPKGESDPSPEEKLLRAIFGDKAGDVKDASMKAPPSLNGVVIDKKLFSRAIKDKKARLQDKEVLLQLDEEFGREMAELKAKLIDKLLIVVSGRACQGVVNELNEEVIKKGTKFTQKLLNGIEDFTVLSQDKWTTDQSKNDLVRNMLHNYKIKVSDLRGLYRRKKFTVSVGDELPPGIVRLAKVYIAKKRKLKVGDKMAGRHGNKGIVARIVRDEDMPFLEDGTPVDLVLNPLGVPSRMNLGQIYETVLGWAGERLGKKFNTPVFDGASLDDINKYTDEAGIPRYGHAYLYDGGTGECFHQPATVGIIYMLKLGHMVDDKMHARSIGPYSLITQQPLGGKAQFGGQRFGEMEVWALEAFGASNILREILTVKSDDVIGRAKTYESIVKGDSLPEPGIPESFNVLLHELKGLGLNVTLD; the protein is encoded by the coding sequence TTGGCAACGACACGCACTCCTGAAAGAATTTCATTCGCAAGCATAAAAAGTCAGTTAGATTATCCTGACTTCCTCGACATACAACTTCAATCGTTCATCGATTTCTTCCAGTTGGACACGAAAACTGAAGATCGTCGTGATGAGGGCCTATATCGGGTATTCGCTGAGAACTTTCCGATCTCCGATACTCGAAATCAGTTCGTCCTTGAATTCCTGGATTATTTCATCGACCCGCCTCGATACTCCATAGAGGAGTGTATTGAGCGTGGATTGACCTACAGCGTACCGCTGAAGGCCCGATTGAAGCTCTATTGTACCGACCCGGAACACGAGGATTTCGAAACCATCGTTCAGGATGTGTTCTTGGGCCAGATCCCGTACATGACCCCCAGAGGTACTTTCGTCATCAACGGTGCCGAGCGTGTGATCGTATCACAGCTTCACCGTTCACCGGGAGTATTCTTCGGTCAATCATTCCACGCTAATGGTACCAAGTTGTACAGTGCGCGTATCATTCCTTTCAAGGGGTCTTGGATCGAATTCGCGACCGATATCAACAGCGTAATGTACGCTTACATCGATCGTAAGAAAAAGTTGCCGGTTACCACGTTGTTGCGCTCCATTGGTTATGAGCGGGATAAGGATATCCTCGAAATCTTTGATTTGGCCGAGGAATTCAAAGTGAGTAAGACCGGCTTGAAAAAAGTTCTTGGACGAAAACTTGCCGCTCGTGTATTGAAGACATGGGTAGAGGATTTCGTAGATGAGGATACAGGGGAAGTAGTATCGATCGAACGTAACGAGGTTATCTTGGACCGTGAAACGGTTCTTGAAAAAGAGCATATCAAAGAGATTCTCGATGCCGATGTGAAAACGATCTTGTTACACAAAGAAGACATCAAGTCTTCGGACTATGCGATCATTCACAATACGCTTCAGAAGGATCCGACCAACTCGGAGAAAGAAGCAGTTGAGCACATCTATCGTCAGTTGCGTAATGCTGAGCCACCTGATGAGGAAACCGCTCGTGGTATCATCGACAAACTGTTCTTCTCTGAATCGCGCTATAACCTCGGTGAGGTAGGGCGCTACCGATTGAACAAGAAGCTCAATCTGGAGATCGATAGCGATGTTCAGGTATTGACGAAAGACGACATCATCTTGATCATCAAGTACCTGATCGAGTTGGTGAACAGTAAAGCAGATGTCGATGACATCGACCACTTGAGCAACCGTCGCGTACGTACCGTAGGCGAGCAATTGGCCAACCAATTTTCGGTAGGTCTAGCCCGTATGGCCCGTACGATCCGCGAGCGTATGAACGTTCGCGATAACGAGGTATTTACTCCGATCGACTTGATCAATGCGAAGACCCTTTCTTCAGTGATCAACAGTTTCTTCGGAACGAATCAGTTGTCTCAGTTCATGGACCAAACCAACCCGTTGGCGGAGATTACGCACAAGCGACGTCTATCAGCTCTCGGACCTGGTGGTCTTTCTCGTGAACGCGCCGGTTTTGAGGTTCGCGACGTTCACTACACACACTACGGCCGTTTGTGTCCGATCGAAACTCCTGAAGGTCCGAACATTGGACTTATCTCTTCACTTTGTGTATTTGCCAAAGTGAACCGCATGGGCTTCATTGAAACACCTTATAGAAAGGTAAACGATGGTCAGGTTGACTTGAAAGCAGAGGCGGTTTACTTGAGCGCAGAGGAAGAAGATCGTAAGGTGATCGCTCAGGCGAACGCTCCTATAGACAGCAAAGGAAAATTCGAAAATAATCGAATCATTGCTCGTGACGAGGGTGACTTCCCGGTCCTAGAGCCAAGTGAGATCGACTATATGGACGTTGCACCAAACCAGATCGCTTCGATCTCAGCTTCATTGATTCCTTTCTTGGAGCACGATGATGCTAACCGTGCGTTGATGGGATCGAATATGATGCGCCAGGCAGTACCATTGATGCGACCTGAAGCTCCGATCGTAGGAACTGGTCTTGAGCGCCAAGTAGCTCGGGATAGCCGGGTTCTTATCAACGCTGAAGGTGATGGTGTCGTTGAATACGTCGATGCTCAGAAAGTAGTGATCAAGTACGATCGCACCGAAGATGAAGTCTTGGCCAGCTTCGACGATGAAAACGCGACCTATTGGTTGACCAAATTTTTGAAGACGAATCAGGGAACAAGTATCAACCTGAAGCCGATCGTGCGTAAGGGTGACCGTGTGACCAAAGGTGATGTTCTTTGTGAAGGATATGCGACCCAAATGGGTGAGTTGGCCTTGGGACGCAACATGAAGGTGGCCTTCATGCCTTGGAAAGGGTACAACTTCGAGGATGCGATCGTGGTTAGTGAGCGCGTTGTGCGTGAAGATATCTTCACCTCTGTTCACATCGACGAATACACCCTTGAAGTTCGCGATACAAAACTCGGTCAAGAGGAATTGACAGCCGACATTCCTAACGTAAGCGAGGAGGCGACCAAAGATCTCGACGAGAACGGTATCATTCGCGTTGGAGCGGAGATCAAACCGGGAGACATTCTAATCGGTAAGATCACGCCAAAAGGAGAAAGCGATCCTTCACCTGAAGAAAAACTTCTTCGCGCCATCTTTGGTGACAAGGCAGGTGATGTAAAAGACGCATCGATGAAAGCACCTCCTTCTTTGAACGGTGTTGTGATCGACAAGAAGTTGTTCTCACGCGCCATCAAGGATAAGAAAGCGCGCTTACAAGACAAGGAGGTTCTTCTTCAATTAGATGAAGAGTTCGGCCGCGAAATGGCTGAGTTGAAGGCTAAATTGATCGACAAGCTGTTAATCGTAGTTAGCGGCCGCGCTTGCCAGGGTGTTGTGAATGAGCTCAATGAAGAAGTGATCAAGAAGGGTACGAAGTTTACTCAAAAACTATTGAACGGTATTGAGGACTTCACCGTATTGAGTCAAGATAAATGGACGACGGATCAGTCTAAGAACGACCTCGTGCGCAATATGCTTCACAACTACAAGATCAAGGTGAGTGACTTGCGCGGTTTATACCGCCGCAAGAAATTTACCGTGAGCGTAGGTGATGAGTTGCCTCCTGGAATCGTAAGATTGGCCAAAGTATACATCGCGAAAAAGCGTAAGCTTAAAGTAGGTGATAAGATGGCTGGTCGTCACGGTAACAAAGGTATCGTTGCTCGTATCGTTCGCGATGAAGATATGCCGTTCCTGGAAGACGGAACTCCGGTAGATTTGGTATTGAACCCACTAGGGGTACCATCGCGGATGAACCTCGGACAGATCTACGAGACCGTACTCGGATGGGCCGGTGAGCGTTTGGGCAAGAAGTTCAATACGCCGGTATTCGACGGTGCATCTTTGGACGACATTAACAAGTACACGGATGAAGCTGGTATTCCACGCTACGGCCATGCTTACTTGTACGATGGAGGAACCGGAGAGTGCTTCCACCAGCCGGCAACCGTAGGTATCATATACATGTTGAAACTCGGCCACATGGTCGATGACAAGATGCACGCACGTTCCATTGGGCCGTACTCACTTATTACGCAACAGCCACTCGGAGGTAAGGCTCAGTTTGGAGGTCAGCGTTTTGGTGAGATGGAGGTTTGGGCACTTGAAGCCTTCGGTGCTTCCAATATCTTGCGCGAGATCCTCACCGTTAAATCGGATGATGTGATCGGCCGTGCCAAGACTTACGAGAGTATCGTTAAAGGTGACTCTCTGCCGGAACCCGGAATTCCTGAATCGTTCAATGTACTATTGCACGAATTGAAGGGACTCGGACTGAATGTAACTCTTGACTAA
- the rplL gene encoding 50S ribosomal protein L7/L12 — protein sequence MADIKELGDSLVNLTVKEVSELADYLKEEYGIEPAAAAVAVAGPAAGGGAEGGGEEQTEFDVILKSAGGSKLAVVKLVKELTGLGLKEAKAVVDEAPSSVKEGVAKEEAEALKAQLEEAGAEVELK from the coding sequence ATGGCAGATATCAAAGAACTCGGAGATTCGCTGGTAAACCTTACGGTAAAAGAAGTAAGCGAATTGGCTGATTACTTGAAAGAAGAATACGGTATCGAGCCCGCAGCAGCAGCTGTAGCCGTAGCTGGACCAGCTGCAGGCGGTGGTGCTGAAGGCGGTGGTGAAGAGCAAACCGAATTTGACGTAATCTTGAAATCAGCAGGTGGTTCTAAATTGGCAGTTGTAAAACTCGTCAAAGAACTCACCGGACTAGGATTGAAAGAAGCTAAAGCTGTAGTGGACGAGGCTCCATCTTCTGTTAAAGAAGGCGTAGCTAAGGAAGAAGCAGAAGCTTTGAAAGCGCAGCTTGAAGAGGCTGGTGCTGAGGTTGAGCTTAAATAA